From Lolium perenne isolate Kyuss_39 chromosome 5, Kyuss_2.0, whole genome shotgun sequence, a single genomic window includes:
- the LOC127302324 gene encoding uncharacterized protein produces MLLDPIKTPRPPPWDFDIKDLPDRTITARRMAGDEVKPADSANGDAAATDPQPTRLPDDVLANVLRRVPPRWLAASRCVSRAWRDAVDGRRLLRADLLPLALAGLFIHFDDHKFPEFLARPSPRAVSGSLSFLPSTSPHCGHIWDDDCHDWRDYSIQDHCNGLLLLSNNRVVNPATRWWNTLPTCPSEHDTGSVLYREHLVYDPVLSPYYEVFMIPTLGKNRPGDKVDTSEWAPSLCKMYVFSSKSGCWEEKNFAREGDAAGIYGEMQVSSHGRFNAVYLRGTLYVHFRANFVMRISVSNNTYSVIKPPVDMEDDTRDDYYPYVQIARSKRGLYFVELDKGWHRMKCWLRVWILNESCGQMEWILKHDKDLKLVLAPHRFYQRVQWFLEDINYNMFLSSSSPEDHKKATIENKFEWNSDNDEDLDMVGECYLDEEHYDNLDPEDIEVLGFHPYKETVFLSASVRTGLAYHLNGSKIEKLGNIYPKDYIHFKALINERERIKSFAYTPCWVEEFPGNK; encoded by the exons atgctcttagatccAATAAAGACGCCGCGGCCGCCTCCCTGGGATTTCGACATCAAAGATCTCCCGGATCGTACTATCACGGCGAGGCGGATGGCCGGCGACGAGGTGAAGCCTGCTGACTCAGCCAACGGGGACGCGGCCGCCACCGACCCGCAGCCGACGCGCCTGCCGGACGACGTGCTCGCCAACGTCCTCCGCCGCGTCCCTCCGCGCTGGCTCGCCGCGTCCCGCTGCGTCAGCAGGGCCTGGCGCGACGCCGTCGACGGCCGCCGCCTCCTGCGCGCCGACCTGCTCCCGCTCGCCCTCGCCGGCCTCTTCATCCACTTCGACGACCACAAGTTCCCGGAATTCCTCGCCCGCCCCTCGCCCCGTGCGGTCAGCGGCAGCCTCAGCTTCCTGCCGTCCACCAGCCCCCATTGCGGCCATATCTGGGATGACGACTGCCATGATTGGCGCGACTACAGCATCCAAGATCACTGCAACGGCCTCCTCTTGCTTAGCAATAACCGCGTGGTTAACCCTGCTACGCGATGGTGGAATACTCTGCCGACTTGCCCGTCCGAGCACGATACCGGGAGTGTGCTGTACCGTGAGCATCTAGTCTATGATCCAGTGTTATCGCCCTACTACGAGGTGTTTATGATCCCCACTTTGGGTAAGAATCGTCCTGGAGACAAGGTAGACACCTCTGAATGGGCACCATCCCTATGCAAGATGTATGTATTCTCATCAAAGTCGGGATGTTGGGAGGAGAAGAATTTCGCCAGAGAAGGGGATGCTGCAGGGATCTATGGTGAGATGCAAGTGAGTAGTCACGGGCGCTTCAATGCGGTCTACTTGCGAGGAACACTTTATGTGCACTTCAGAGCTAATTTTGTTATGAG GATATCAGTGTCTAATAATACCTATAGCGTAATTAAACCACCAGTGGATATGGAAGATGATACCAGAGACGACTATTATCCATATGTTCAGATTGCAAGATCAAAAAGGGGGTTGTACTTTGTGGAGCTTGATAAGGGTTGGCATCGGATGAAGTGCTGGCTTCGAGTTTGGATCCTTAATGAATCGTGTGGCCAGATGGAGTGGATTTTGAAGCATGACAAAGACCTGAAGCTCGTGCTAGCGCCTCATCGGTTCTATCAACGAGTTCAATGGTTCTTAGAAGATATTAACTACAACATGTTCCTTTCATCTAGTTCCCCAGAAGACCACAAGAAAGCAACAATTGAGAATAAATTTGAATGGAACTCTGACAATGATGAAGACTTGGATATGGTTGGAGAATGTTACTTGGATGAAGAGCATTATGATAATTTAGATCCTGAAGATATTGAGGTACTTGGGTTTCACCCATATAAAGAGACTGTCTTCTTGAGTGCATCAGTCCGGACAGGATTGGCATATCATTTGAATGGCTCGAAGATTGAAAAATTAGGAAATATATACCCAAAGGATTATATACATTTCAAAGCGCTAATTAATGAAAGGGAAAGGATCAAATCTTTTGCATACACGCCATGCTGGGTTGAAGAGTTCCCTGGAAACAAATAG